The Sporosarcina sp. 6E9 genome segment TCAAGTTTAGACCAGTGAATCCTTGTTCATATAAGTAATAAACAATTGTTGTCGTCGCATAATTCGGTCCACCGCCCGTCAATAGATAAGCAGAATCGAAAATTTGAAAAGAACCAATTGTCGTTGTGATTGCCACGTAAAAGTGAATCGGTCTTAATAAAGGAAACGTGACTTTCCAAAATATCTCCATTGCAGAAGCCCCGTCAATCCTTGCTGCTTCGTACAATTGCTTATCAATCGATTGTAGCCCAGCGAAATAGTAAATCATCGTTGATCCACCAACTTTGAATATACTTAATCCTGCCAATACAGCTAGCGCCTGACTAGAGTTTGATAAAAATAACTGTGGTTCGATACCGACAAAACTAATGATATAGTTAATCAATCCTGCATCTGTTCCCCTGAATAACCAGCCCCAAATCCCGGCAATGATTACAAAGGAAGTAACAACAGGTAGAAAAAACACACCTTTAAAAAAGCGTGCAGATTTAACGCCAGAATTTATGATTAACGCCAAAATTAGACCTAATGCCATAGTAGGTAGAATATAATAAACAGAGAACATTACTGTATTCCATAATGCTTTCCAAGCCAATTTATCCGTTAAAAAATATTGCCAGTGTTTTAACCCGACAAACTCCGGGTCACCAATTACTTTCCAGTCCATGAACGTTAAATAAAAACTTAATAAGAAAGGATAGACTTGAAATACAACGAAATGGATTAGTACTGGGATTAAGAAGATATAAACAATCGCATTACGGTTCCATTCTCGCTTGACCCTTTCACCGAATGGCAATTTTGTTTTCTTGGAAGTCACTGCATTATTCAGTGTTAACACCCTCTCTTGCTAAGGTTAATAATAGAAAGTTTAATTGAATTCAACTAAACTCTCTATTTTTACCGACTAGTTAATTACCCATCTTGCCTTCAATCGCTGCTGCAGCATCATCTGCTGCTTCTTGCGGTGTTTTCTTGCCTTCCAACATAGTCTGAAGTTCCGCTTGAATCATCGGCATGATTGTACGTCCTTCAGGGTGAATTACACCTGGTAACGCATACTGTGTATATCCCGCAAGTTGCTCTAGGTACTTATTATCGCCAAATATATCTTTCGCAG includes the following:
- a CDS encoding carbohydrate ABC transporter permease, giving the protein MTSKKTKLPFGERVKREWNRNAIVYIFLIPVLIHFVVFQVYPFLLSFYLTFMDWKVIGDPEFVGLKHWQYFLTDKLAWKALWNTVMFSVYYILPTMALGLILALIINSGVKSARFFKGVFFLPVVTSFVIIAGIWGWLFRGTDAGLINYIISFVGIEPQLFLSNSSQALAVLAGLSIFKVGGSTMIYYFAGLQSIDKQLYEAARIDGASAMEIFWKVTFPLLRPIHFYVAITTTIGSFQIFDSAYLLTGGGPNYATTTIVYYLYEQGFTGLNLSYAAVLSYVLFAIILVISLIQRKYLGQESKHY